In Kryptolebias marmoratus isolate JLee-2015 linkage group LG11, ASM164957v2, whole genome shotgun sequence, the following proteins share a genomic window:
- the tmem170a gene encoding transmembrane protein 170A isoform X2 produces the protein MWCGVFLWTAVSSLVFHLPAALLSLATLRQHKTARFMPLAILLMGIIGPLCGGVLTSAAIAGVYKAAGKTMISLEAFIFGVGQSFCVVFISFVRILATL, from the exons ATGTGGTGCGGCGTGTTCCTGTGGACGGCGGTTTCCTCTCTGGTCTTCCACCTGCCTGCAGCGCTGCTATCCCTCGCCACCCTGCGCCAACACAAGACCGCTCGGTTCATGCCCCTTGCCATCCTTCTCATGGGCATCATCGGGCCTCTCTGTGGGGGGGTCCTCACCA GTGCAGCCATAGCAGGAGTGTACAAGGCAGCAGGGAAGACCATGATCTCTCTGGAGGCCTTTATCTTCGGCGTTGGACAGTCATTCTGTGTTGTCTTCATCTCCTTCGTTCGGATACTTGCTACTCTTTAG